A region of Diospyros lotus cultivar Yz01 chromosome 3, ASM1463336v1, whole genome shotgun sequence DNA encodes the following proteins:
- the LOC127797306 gene encoding LOW QUALITY PROTEIN: inorganic phosphate transporter 1-4-like (The sequence of the model RefSeq protein was modified relative to this genomic sequence to represent the inferred CDS: deleted 2 bases in 2 codons) — MPETARYTALVAKNADQAANDMSKILQVDLESEQQKVDQMAHKPAAVFGLFSKEFLRRHGFHLLGTTSTWFLLDIAFYSQNLFQKDIFSAIGWIPPAKTMNAIEELYRIARAHTLIARCSTIPGYWFTVAFIDKIGRFAIQILGFAMMTIFMFALAIPYEHWTHPHPNHQIGFVVMYSLTFFFGNFGPKKKKKNFGPNSTTFVVPAKIFQARLRSTCHGISAASGKLGAIIGAFGFLYLAQSPDKAKADARYPARIGVKNSLTVLGVTVVNCLGLLFTFLVPESKGKSLEEMSGENSV, encoded by the exons ATGCCGGAAACTGCTCGGTATACTGCTCTGGTGGCCAAGAACGCCGACCAGGCCGCCAACGACATGTCCAAAATTTTACAA GTAGACTTGGAGTCGGAGCAACAAAAAGTAGACCAGATGGCACACAAGCCGGCGGCTGTATTCGGGTTGTTCTCGAAGGAGTTTCTCCGGCGGCATGGGTTCCATCTGCTCGGCACGACGAGCACGTGGTTTCTCCTCGACATCGCGTTTTACAGCCAGAATCTCTTCCAAAAGGACATCTTTAGCGCAATCGGGTGGATTCCTCCGGCGAAGACAATGAACGCCATCGAGGAGCTTTACAGAATCGCCCGGGCGCATACCCTCATCGCGCGCTGCAGCACCATCCCCGGCTACTGGTTCACGGTGGCGTTCATTGACAAGATCGGGAGATTTGCGATTCAAATTCTAGGCTTTGCCATGATGACGATCTTCATGTTCGCTCTGGCGATTCCCTACGAGCACTGGACTCATCCTCATCCCAACCACCAAATCGGTTTTGTGGTGATGTACTCACTCACTTTCTTCTTCGGTAACTTtgggccaaaaaaaaaaaaaaaa aactttgggCCAAACTCCACCACATTTGTCGTCCCGGCGAAGATTTTTCAGGCGAGGCTCCGGTCGACTTGCCATGGAATCTCGGCTGCATCTGGGAAATTAGGGGCCATAATCGGTGCATTTGGGTTCTTGTATCTTGCTCAGAGCCCAGACAAGGCCAAGGCGGATGCCAGGTATCCGGCCCGAATCGGGGTGAAGAATTCGTTGACTGTGTTGGGCGTG ACCGTGGTAAACTGTCTGGGGCTACTTTTCACTTTCTTGGTGCCGGAATCAAAAGGAAAATCTTTGGAAGAAATGTCCGGTGAGAATAGCGTGTAA
- the LOC127797308 gene encoding uncharacterized protein LOC127797308 isoform X1 produces the protein MYDNSRAQPGVPRQPPNPQPNPFGNAFVGSGSGLIRGGLGAYGEKILGSSSEYVQSNISRYFSDPQYYFQVNDHYVRNKLKVVLFPFLHRGHWTRITEPVGGRLSYKPPIYDINAPDLYIPLMAFGTYVVLAGFGLGLHGKFSPEALNWLFIKGLMGWFLQVSLLKMSLFSLGSGEAPLLDIVAYAGYTFTGICMAVLGRIMWGYSYYFLIPWTCLCMGIFLVKTMKRVLFAEVRSYDSSRHNYLLLFIAFAQFPLTIWLGNISLNWLF, from the exons ATGTATGATAATTCAAGAGCTCAGCCTGGGGTGCCAAGGCAACCTCCAAACCCACAGCCAAATCCATTTGGTAATGCATTTGTTGGATCTGGGTCAGGACTTATAAGAGGTGGATTGGGTGCTTATGGAGAGAAAATTTTAGGATCAAGTTCAGAGTATGTGCAAAGCAAT ATAAGCAGGTACTTCTCTGATCCCCAATACTATTTCCAAGTTAATGATCATTATGTGAGGAACAAATTGAAGGTTGTTCTCTTCCCTTTTCTACACAGG GGCCATTGGACAAGGATCACAGAACCAGTAGGGGGCAGGCTTTCCTACAAGCCCCCAATCTATGATATAAATGCTCCAGATTTGTATATTCCACTGATGGCATTTGGTACCTATGTTGTTCTTGCTGGCTTTGGATTGGGTCTCCATGGAAA GTTTAGCCCGGAAGCTCTCAATTGGCTGTTCATCAAGGGGCTGATGGGATGGTTTTTGCAAGTTTCTCTGCTTAAAATGTCATTGTTTTCGTTGGGTAGTGGAGAGGCACCCTTGCTGGACATTGTGGCATATGCCGGCTATACTTTCACCGGGATTTGTATGGCTGTCCTAGGAAGAATTATGTGGGGCTACTCGTATTACTTTTTAATACCATGGACGTGTTTGTGCATGGGAATCTTCCTAGTGAAGACAATGAAGAGAGTGCTTTTCGCAGAAGTGAGGAGCTACGACTCGAGCAGGCATAACTACCTCTTGCTCTTTATTGCTTTTGCCCAATTCCCGCTTACCATTTGGCTCGGCAACATTAGTCTCAATTGGCTGTTCTAA
- the LOC127797308 gene encoding uncharacterized protein LOC127797308 isoform X2, protein MYDNSRAQPGVPRQPPNPQPNPFGNAFVGSGSGLIRGGLGAYGEKILGSSSEYVQSNISRYFSDPQYYFQVNDHYVRNKLKGHWTRITEPVGGRLSYKPPIYDINAPDLYIPLMAFGTYVVLAGFGLGLHGKFSPEALNWLFIKGLMGWFLQVSLLKMSLFSLGSGEAPLLDIVAYAGYTFTGICMAVLGRIMWGYSYYFLIPWTCLCMGIFLVKTMKRVLFAEVRSYDSSRHNYLLLFIAFAQFPLTIWLGNISLNWLF, encoded by the exons ATGTATGATAATTCAAGAGCTCAGCCTGGGGTGCCAAGGCAACCTCCAAACCCACAGCCAAATCCATTTGGTAATGCATTTGTTGGATCTGGGTCAGGACTTATAAGAGGTGGATTGGGTGCTTATGGAGAGAAAATTTTAGGATCAAGTTCAGAGTATGTGCAAAGCAAT ATAAGCAGGTACTTCTCTGATCCCCAATACTATTTCCAAGTTAATGATCATTATGTGAGGAACAAATTGAAG GGCCATTGGACAAGGATCACAGAACCAGTAGGGGGCAGGCTTTCCTACAAGCCCCCAATCTATGATATAAATGCTCCAGATTTGTATATTCCACTGATGGCATTTGGTACCTATGTTGTTCTTGCTGGCTTTGGATTGGGTCTCCATGGAAA GTTTAGCCCGGAAGCTCTCAATTGGCTGTTCATCAAGGGGCTGATGGGATGGTTTTTGCAAGTTTCTCTGCTTAAAATGTCATTGTTTTCGTTGGGTAGTGGAGAGGCACCCTTGCTGGACATTGTGGCATATGCCGGCTATACTTTCACCGGGATTTGTATGGCTGTCCTAGGAAGAATTATGTGGGGCTACTCGTATTACTTTTTAATACCATGGACGTGTTTGTGCATGGGAATCTTCCTAGTGAAGACAATGAAGAGAGTGCTTTTCGCAGAAGTGAGGAGCTACGACTCGAGCAGGCATAACTACCTCTTGCTCTTTATTGCTTTTGCCCAATTCCCGCTTACCATTTGGCTCGGCAACATTAGTCTCAATTGGCTGTTCTAA